One Coffea arabica cultivar ET-39 chromosome 5c, Coffea Arabica ET-39 HiFi, whole genome shotgun sequence DNA window includes the following coding sequences:
- the LOC113689169 gene encoding uncharacterized protein has protein sequence MANAQTLRELAAPNLNQQPLCITFPSLNDNTSFELKSGLIHLLPSFHGLPGEEPYKHLQEFDVVCNSMKPPEITEKQIKMRAFPFSLKDSAKDWLYYLPPGEYLYEYWERFKKLCIKCPRHQIREQLLIQYFYEGLLFRDRSIIDTASRGALVNKTRAAWELIEGMAENSQQFGTREDVPTRKLVVGSASQAKVCGVYAVLGHSTEMCPLVQEENAEQMNMAGHTPAPRRQYDPYSSTYNPGWRDHPNLSYGGNKPSNFMSNRQQGHQQQYQPRPSPPPSNSSPSLEEMMKQLLANQQKTDSDLQAMKNQWGQVQSLQTQVNQIAITLNRLESQIQGKLPSQHELNPKNVRAMTLRSGKEIQGPDPLIPKDNDENQIEKELEEEGRDNKNSKVIPDPLIPARTNPPPFPSRLEKPRNQDKEKEVLEIFRKVEINIPLLDAIK, from the exons ATGGCAAATGCacaaacactaagggagttggctgcgcCTAATTTAAATCAGCAACCTTTGTGCATTACTTTTCCAAGTTTAAATGATAACACATCTTTTGAGTTGAAATCTGGTCTAATTCACCTCTTACCATCTTTTCATGGTTTACCAGGTGAGGAACCCTATAAGCACTTGCAGGAGTTCGACGTCGTATGCAACAGTATGAAGCCCCCGGAAATCACAGAAAagcagataaaaatgagggccttccccttttccttgaagGACTCCGCGAAGGACTGGCTGTACTACTTACCACcag GCGAGTACCTCTACGAGTACTGGGAGAGGTTTAAGAAGCTGTGTATCAAATGCCCTCGGCATCAGATAAGAGAGCAACTGCTCATCCAATATTTCTATGAGGGGCTACTTTTTAGAGACAGGAGTATAATCGATACTGCAAGTAGAGGGGCTTTAGTGAACAAGACTCGGGCAGCATGGGAGTTGATAGAGGGGATGGCTGAAAATTCGCAGCAGTTTGGCACTAGGGAGGATGTCCCGACACGTAAG TTAGTTGTGGGAAGTGCCTCGCAAGCCAAGGTGTGTGGGGTATATGCTGTCTTGGGCCATTCTACAGAGATGTGCCCACTAGTTCAAGAGGAAAATGCAGAGCAGATGAACATGGCTGGCCACACGCCTGCGCCAAGAAGGCAGTACGACCCGTACTCAAGTACCTACAATCCTGGTTGGAGGGACCACCCCAACTTGAGTTATGGGGGGAACAAGCCATCTAATTTCATGTCGAATAGACAGCAAGGGCATCAACAGCAATACCAGCCTCGCCCATCACCACCCCCTTCGAACTCAAGTCCGTCTCTAGAAGAAATGATGAAGCAACTACTTGCGAATCAACAGAAGACGGATTCAGACCTACAAGCAATGAAAAATCAGTGGGGACAAGTGCAATCATTGCAAACTCAAGTAAATCAAATAGCCATCACGCTCAATCGGTTGGAGTCCCAAATTCAAGGAAAGTTGCCATCTCAACATGAGTTGAACCCGAAGAATGTGAGAGCCATGACCTTGAGAAGTGGCAAGGAGATCCAAGGACCCGACCCGTTAATTCCTAAGGACAATGATGAAAATCAAATTGAGAAAGAGTTGGAAGAGGAGGGCAGAgataataaaaattcaaaggTAATCCCGGACCCACTCATTCCAGCTAGAACCAACCCACCTCCCTTCCCAAGTAGATTGGAGAAACCAAGGAATCAGGACAAGGAGAAAGAGGTCCTAGAGATCTTTCGCAAGGTGGAGATCAATATTCCCCTTTTAGATGCGATTAAATAG